In one Myxocyprinus asiaticus isolate MX2 ecotype Aquarium Trade chromosome 29, UBuf_Myxa_2, whole genome shotgun sequence genomic region, the following are encoded:
- the LOC127419833 gene encoding alpha-2,8-sialyltransferase 8E-like — protein MSLLLTDERGGVMHRYVSTFTSPSVSTFTLTHTSFISLMALVLLRWIFKMLTVLIISQSVWVIYYTTDTLTSRDGMSNAFHQLHCANLRHKFSIIKPAKSINITSFTQDLSDLMSCPYKSNTTEQELNRIRLKLCCNATGSLYLTKHNTAVNQKIPYETSIIHTYRVDAALHTLLPEDFPWSGRGLGQCAVVGSGGILKNSSCGCEIDSADFVIRFNLAPVNDSDVGLKTDLITINPSQIRAGNLQKTPGLFAERVSVYGNSSLILPAFAYTFNTQLSIKTLKDLQPIRPQQPVVFFSPDYLRTLDRYWKRRGLKEIRLSTGFMLISMALELCEQVHVYGFWPFDSDLQQRAVPHHYYDQKGPKHGIHAMPEEFLRLLQLHSQGALTLHLLPCS, from the exons ATGTCTCTTCTGTTAACTGATGAGAGGGGCGGGGTTATGCACAGGTATGTGTCAACTTTTACTTCTCCATCAGTCAGTACATTCACTCTAACACACACATCTTTCATCTCTCTGATGGCATTGGTGCTTCTCCGATGGATCTTCAAAATGTTGACGGTGTTGATCATCTCTCAGAGTGTGTGGGTGATCTACTACACAACCGACACACTCACAAGCCG AGATGGGATGTCAAACGCGTTTCACCAGCTGCACTGCGCAAACCTCAGACACAAGTTTTCCATCATCAAACCGGCCAAGAG TATAAACATCACGAGTTTCACGCAGGATCTCTCAGATCTCATGAGCTGCCCGTATAAATCAAACACaactgaacaggaactaaacag AATCAGACTGAAGTTGTGTTGTAATGCCACAGGATCATTATACCTGACAAAACACAACACCGCTGTCAATCAAAAGATCCCATATGAAACAAGCAtaatacacacatacagagtGGATGCGGCACTTCACACATTGTTGCCTGAG GATTTCCCCTGGAGTGGACGTGGTTTGGGTCAGTGTGCTGTTGTGGGCAGTGGAGGGATTTTAAAGAACAGCAGCTGCGGATGCGAGATTGACAGCGCAGACTTTGTCATACG GTTTAATTTGGCTCCGGTTAATGACAGTGATGTTGGACTGAAGACAGACCTGATCACTATAAACCCCAGTCAGATTCGCGCAGG AAACCTGCAGAAGACTCCTGGTCTGTTTGCGGAGCGTGTCAGTGTTTACGGCAACTCCTCCCTCATTCTCCCCGCCTTCGCCTACACGTTCAACACTCAGCTGTCAATCAAAACTCTCAAAGACCTTCAGCCAATCAGACCTCAGCAGCCGGTCGTGTTCTTCAGCCCAGACTATCTGAGGACGCTGGACCGTTACTGGAAGAGGCGTGGCCTGAAGGAGATCCGCCTCTCCACGGGGTTTATGTTGATTAGCATGGCATTAGAGCTGTGCGAGCAGGTGCACGTTTACGGATTCTGGCCGTTCGACAGCGACTTGCAGCAGCGTGCAGTTCCGCATCATTATTACGACCAGAAAGGCCCAAAACACGGCATACACGCCATGCCAGAGGAGTTCCTGCGCCTGCTGCAGCTGCACAGCCAGGGGGCGCTAACACTGCACCTGCTGCCCTGCTCTTAA